The Pan paniscus chromosome 2, NHGRI_mPanPan1-v2.0_pri, whole genome shotgun sequence genome contains the following window.
aaattggcatagaagggacatacatacaaaattggcatagaagggcttaaggtaataaaagccatctatgacaaaccacagccaacattataccgAATGGGGCAAAGTCgaaagcatttcccctgagaactggaacaagacaaggatgcccactttcatcacttctattcaacatagtactggaagtcctggctagagcaatcagacaagagaaagaaataaagggcatccaaatcaatAAAGatgaagtcaaactgtcactgtttgctgatgatataattgtatatctagaaaaccataaagactcatccaaaaagctcctagaactggtaagtAAATTCAgcgaagtttcaggatacaaaattaatgtgcacaaatcagtagttctgctatacaccaacagtgatcaaactgagaatcaaatcaagaactcaacccctttcacaaaagctgcaaaaacaataaaatacgtaggaatatatctaaccaaggaggtgaaagacctctacaaggaaaactacaaaacactgctgaaagaaatcatggatgacacaaaacaaatggaaacgcATCCCATACTTatagatgggtagaatcaatattgtgtaAATGACCATATAGCCAAAAGCaacctacaaattcaatgcaattcccatcaaaataccactgaggctggagaatagtgcctggaggcagggaacataagacGGATCCaggctgacttcctagaactaaatcaaatggaaGCACTTCAGCAATGACAGGAATGTGAATGGTTTTGTAACTTCACTCCATCCTCTCCACTTACACCATTTACACTTTGTAACTTCACattcatcctctccatttacatagatCATACACACCAAGTaacatcctctccatttacatagggtgcattctgagtaaatgactttgtaacttcacttcattctcttcatttacacagagcatgCACAAAGTAACCAGTGGGAAAACTCTAGAGAGTAttgaaaccccagaaaattctgtaaccaggtCTCTTGAGCCCCTGTGCTTAGGCCAACTCCCACCCTGTGgaatgtactttcattttcaataaatctctgcttttgctttccttgctttgtttttgcattttgtccaattctttgttcaagatgccaagaatcTGGACACCCTCCATGAgtaataccatcatcattcttcacagaggtAGAAAaaagatcctaaaattcatatggaaccaaaaaagaggccacagagtcttgctttttgcaagactaagcaaaaagaaaaaaatgtggaggcatcacattacatgACTTCAAGCTaaactataaggccatagtcaccaaaacagcatgggactggtataaaaataggcacatagaccaatggaacagaataaagaactcagaaagaaagccaaatacttagagccaactgatcttcaacaaagcaaacaaaaacataaggtGAGTGTCAAgcgcatccgtgtgaagagaccgcCAAACAGACtctgtgtgagcaacaaggctgtttattcacttgggtgcaagtggaCTGAGTCTGAaaaaagagtcagcaaagggagataggagaGGGGCAGCTTTATAGGGCTTGGGTAGGCAGTGGAAATTTACAGTTAAATGTGGTTATCTATTGTTAGCAGGGGAGGCGGTTACAAGGTGCGTGGTGGAGAGATCATGGGACTCATTGTCCAGGAGAAGAATGTCACAGGGTGGATTGATCAGTTGGGGCAGGGCAGGAACAAGTCATAATGATAGAATGTCATAAGGTGGGTTAattagttaaggcaggaactggctgttttacttctttgtggttttttggCTGCTCCAGACTTCTTGGCTCCTGCAGGCCACCTGGATGTATGTGTGCAGGTCACAAGGGTTATAATGGCTGAGCttcggctcagaggcctgacatttctgtctttttatttataaaatataaagttataagagaagataaagaaaatgagagtttTTACTGAGGGTTATTGGGGTaggggcgatgtttctcagggctgcttcaagcatGACTTAGGGGTGGCATGGGCACCTAAAGAAACTTTAATTTTATAGCAAGTTGGTCTAGAAAGTTTTTGTGTACAATTTTATGTGGTTAACAAGGCATCAGTCAGCATATTTTTGAGTTTGGAATTGTCCtaatagaaaaattttttaaaaatagcaattaaGCATAATACCTTTAAGGTAGGTGGCAGTGAGTTTTTTAGGCCAAGGAAGGAATAATGTTTTATGTACCAAAGCTTTTTGTCCCCATTTCCCATCATATGAATAGGATTCCCTGTTGTTAAGCCAACGATCTATTATATTACGCTTTTTCCATAGGTGTGAGTGGAGGTCTGAATGGAGAAGTTTAATAGTTGTGATTGCAGATCCTATGCAGGAGagataataagtaaaataatcctTGTCTCCTGGATTAAGCTGAGGAAGAATGAAATTTCCATGATCTAAGAACCACTTGCCCTGAGTTGGAAAAGACTGGTAGAGCAGGTTTTCAGAAGAGGAGTAGGTGGAGGTgatagaggagaaagaaaaatactggccTTTTGGAGTGAGGGCTGGAATATTTGCAGGTGTGGAGGcatttactttcttttgctgtcctGTCAGCATAGGCATTTCCTTTAGCAGTAAGATCAGTTGGTTCCTGATGATCTTTCCAATGAATGACCCCAGCCTTGGCCAGCAGGAGAGCAGCCTTAAGGATAGCCTTTATTAGAGAGGCATTGATAATGGAAGAGCCTTGTGTGGTAAGAAAACCTCTTTCAGCCCAAATGGCAACATAGTTATGGAGGATGTGGAAAGCATATTTGCAGTCAGTGTAAATGTTAATGTACATTCCTTTGGCAAGAGAGAGCACACGAGTTAAAGCACTCAGTTCAGCTGGTTGGGAAGTAGTGGAGGGAGGAAGTGCAGTAGCTTCGATAATAGAGGTGTGGGACACAACAGCATAACCAGATTTAGCTGGCAAGAATTGGTTGGATTTAGAAGAaatgccatcaataaaccaagtgtggtcTGGGTTTGGGattggaaaaatagaaatatgaggAAAGGGGGAAGATGCTATGTGTATTAGGGAGATACAGTCATGTGGCTCAGGACTTGTGCTGGGTGCTAAGTGAGAAGCTGGGTTGAAATGGGGCCCATGGGTAATAGTTACTGTTGGGGTTTCAATAAAGAGTAAATAGAGCTGGAGGAGTCGAGGGGCAGACAGCAAGTGTGAAAGGTGTGAGGAGGATATTAATGCTTGAAGGTTGTGAGAACTGTAGAGGGTAAGTGGAGCATagcttgtgattttgagggcctctagaAGTATTAAAGCGGCAGCTGCCACCGCACGTAGACATAAGGGCCAGACTAGAActgtaaggtcaagttgtttggatagAAAGGCTACAGGTCGTGGGCCTAGCTCCTGTGTGAGAACTCCAGCAGCACAGCCTTGTATTTCAgctgtgtgtaaggaaaaagGTTGGGATAAGTCAGGGAGTGCTAGTGTGGGAGCTGTTTCTAGGGCCTTTTTGAGCGAATGAGAGGAAGAATGGGTAAAGGACTTAGGGTCTATGGGATCAGCTaaatcacctgtaatcccagcactttgggaggctgaggcgggcaaattgcttgaggcaaaatgtttgagaccagcctggccaatatgacgaaaccccttctctactaaaaatacaaaaagtagccaggcgtggtagtgcatgcctgtaatcccagcttcttaggaagctgaggcacgagaattgcttaaacccaggaggcagaggttgcaatgagccgagatcatgccactgcactccagcctgggcaacagagcaagactctgcctcaaaaaaaaaaagatttctgggAAAACTGAAGATTTCTGTGTTTCAGAGGAAGTTGTGCACATATTTGAGCAAGAAATGAGCTAGTCTATAGCTTCAGTGAGCTAAAGAAAAGGACCAGTGCATGTGGAGAAAAATACTCCAGACTAAAGAAAGGAAAGTTACTCTGACAAACATAGGACATAGATTGCCAcgatattttgttttctaacccTGTCTGTTTAAAAACCAAAGAAATCAAAAAAGCTGACTGGTAATGCCAAGTTGTGTCAGTAGAAAGAAGTAATAGAAACATCCAGTCTTCCGTTAGAGAAAACGGTTCCATTAAAATCAGAACTGTAATATGATCTAACAATCCCACTACTTGATATATATCCAGAGGAAATAAAAGCAGTATGTCAAAAAGACATctatactcccatgtttattgcagcattattcacaatagccatgatATAAAATCACCCAaagtgtctatcaacaggtgaatggataaagaaaatgtggtatatatacacaatggtatattattcagccttgaagaaaattttgtaatttttgacaacatggatgaaactagaagacattacgctaagtgaaataaaccaggtgcagaaagataaataccaaattatctcacttatatgtggattttaaataaaaattgaactcatagaagcagagaataaaacggtggttgccagggtctgagggaggagtgggtggggattgaagatgttggtcaaaggatacaaaattttagttagacaggagaaataagttcagAAGAGATATTGCACAATGCAGTGATtataattaataacaatgtatcatatacttaaaaatttctAAGAgagtagtttttgttgttgttgttgttgttttagagatggggtcttgctatgttgcccaggccgcagtgcagtggctattcacaggcatgaacATAATGCATTGAAGgcttaaattcctggcctcaagtggtcttctcgcctcagcctcctaagtagctacgACCTATGGGCATGTGCCATTGACTGGGGCAAGAGAGTAGACTTtcatgttctcaccacaaagggATGATAAGTATGCAAGGTAACatatatgttaattaatttgatttagtcattccataatttatacatatattgaaatatgtacacgctaaatatatacatttcttgtccattaaaataaatgaataaataataatttttttaaaagggtaaaaagaaaaactggtctTTATCTAGAAAGAAAGCTTAAATATGAGGACATGTCTTTAACTCCAGGTAAAACTGGAGCCAAGTTGTGAAGAAGCCTAAAGGCTTCAGAAAGTAGGAAACACTTAAGGAGTTACTTAACCCAAAGTGTCTTTTCTATAGATTTCAAGAGGTCCATAAACACCTTGAAATAGTATCTGCAATGTTTTTTGAATGTTTGGTTTCTGGGAGAGTTTATAGCTTTCACAGATTTCTCATTAAAGTCTATAGCACAAAAAGAGCTCAAGTAAATGAAGAGATCATCTTTCTAATTATCTcaagaagattttttttcaaaagtggctggtcttgaatccctgacaAACCTGTATAAGCATCAGACAAAAGGATTCaaggcagtggtgtgctggtaaatgtttaggAGCTGGCGATTTAGCGAAACAAATCCTAATATATagcatttgttgatttttgtggTGTACATACTCCACCATGGCCAGTTTCAAGCTACGGATGAGACACTGACTAATACAAAATTCCTGAAGATATTAACAGTCAGCTTCGAGAAGCCTGTAGGAGTCAACTGCAGCTAGACCTCTGATTGAAAGTGAGTTAGTTTTTGTCAGGTCTGGAGAAAACTTAAATTAGGGCAAGTCATTAATGAAATGAGTTGAGCCTGATTTTGTGTACATTTTCTGcttaaattttgtaaatatttctctaaatatatttaagaagcaTTTTTGAAGTGTTTAGCCAAGTTTAAAAGATCAGAATCAATGAATAGAGCAAaagctttttctaattttttcataaGAGGATTAATTTATGTAGAGAAATTAATCAAATGGAAGATAGCATGAAAGTTATGAGGAATAAATCAACTCCCTTCTAAACAGCAGTTCTCAAAATACAGATCccaaggcagcagcagcagcgtcACCTGAAAACTTGTTAGAAATTAAATTCGCAGGCTCCCACCCCAgatctgaatcagaaactctgagaatGATGTCCAGCTATCTGTGCTTTAACAAGTTCTCCAGAGGATACTGATGTGCACTAAAGTCTGAGCACCACTTCTCTAAAACAATGGTTCTTAAATTTTAGTGTGCCCAAGGATCCCTGGAGgaatttgttaaaatgcagatttctggacCCAGTGCACACCTGCTGAATCAGACTCTCCCAGGGTGAGGTTCAGGAACAgcactgtgttttattttgtgtaattttgctCACTTGTATTAATTACACTTTGCAACACAGAGTCACCGGGAGGAAAAAGGAAACttcttataaaaatgtttaaatattcacAAAAGTAGAATAAAGAGTATAATAAATCCTTATGAGATCACCATTCATCTTAAGCAAATGTCAACATTTTGCCTGTCTTATTTAATGTTCCCCACttcattttttagcttttttaaaagtttttatatagtttcagttttataatttagttttatagttttagtttttctataggaatattttaagataatattttaaggTAAAGATATCCTAATATCTAACCAGCAATTATTTCAGTATTGTCTCTAACAGGTAAGAGTCTTTTCTATTGCCAAGTCATTATtatagtgtcttagtccattttgtgttgctaaaaGAAATACATGAGGCTGGgtgatctataaagaaaagaggtttaataagctcattccacaggctgtataagaagcatggtGTTGACATTTTGCTCAGCTTATGGTGAGGCTTTTGTGCTGAGTCAAAACATGGCAGAGGTCAACAGGTAAGCGGCCAAGTGTGAAGAGGGGCCAAGCCCAAGGGGCATTCTCGCTTCATAACAACCCACTTTCTAAGGAGCCATCCTAGTCTCTAGGGAGTGAGAACTCTCTCATTACCAAGAGAAAGGCACCAAGCCTTTAGGAAGGATCCATCCCTGTGACCCAAACATCTGCCACTAGGCCCCGCCTCCCAAAACTGCCACTCTGGgaattaaatttcaatatgagatttggtggAGAAAAACAAACCATATTCAAATCCTAACATGTAATGTTTAGAATAAATAACAATTCCTTAATATCTTTATCACAGACATGCAAAAATGTGTCTTTTGTAGTTGATTCATATATTGCATTTGTTGGCTATCCTTTTAAGTCTCTTTTATTCTGTAATAGTTTCTCCTTTcccacttcacttttttttttttttttttttttttttgagatggagtctcactctgtcaccagactggagtgcagtggtgtgatctcagctcactgcaacctccagctccttggttcaagcaattctcctgcctcagcctcccaagtagctgggattacaggcatgcaccaccacgcccaactgatttttgtgtttttagaagagatggggtttcaccatgttggtcaggatgatctcgatctcctgaccttgtgatccgcccgccttggcctcccaaagtgctgggattacaggcgtgagccactgtgctggcccccACCTCACTTCTTAATTTTAGCTATTTGTTGGAAAAACCGGATCATGTATCCTTTATAATTTTCCACACTTTGGACTTGGCAGAATATATCCTCATGATTTTGTTTAAAGTAGCCTTGTAGATTGATCCAGAAACTTGTTCTGCTTCAGGTTCACTTGTTTTGGCAAGAATACTTCATAGGTGGTACTCTGTACTTTCTACCATATCCTATCAGGAGGAACGCAATGTTGAGTTGCAATAGTTTTGGTGATGTTAAATTGATCAGTGGGTGCAGGTATAATCAGACTAATCCATTCAGTATGAAATTGCAAATTACATTGTACATTTTCTGTCCCAGACTAGGGCAGGGATCCCTGCCTCCTTTGAGTGGAGACTGGACTTACAGACTGGACTCCTTCCTCCCAGGCTTTTCCAGTGGACAGAGTTTGAATAGACTTTttgttttagaagaaaaagaattagtTTATACTGATATTTGCAATTCAGATTTAATATCACCAATTATTTACTTGAATTTATGCTGATGATATGAATTCAAACCAACCATATCAATATTACCATGAACAAAAAGACTACTGAATGTGGTTAAGATTTTTATCCCATAAGAGGTGTACAGTCAAATATACTGTTATAAAGATGCATGAAATATGTCTTTTCTCTGTGTGGTTATGCCACAACTTGATATACTCTCATATTTGCTTtagtttgttttcaattttgagaaattattttttctttttaacttataaaatagTTATATGATTCCAAAAATAAGAACTATAAAACAAGGCATATTCAGAGATATCTAGCCTCCATTTGTTTCTCCTCAGTTTCAATATTCTAATTTCAACAAATACATGTACACATTGGTATAGCCCCTTCTTCTCTCATATAAAAGGTAGCATACATTGTCCTATACCTGGCTTCTTCACTTAACACTTTTGTCCTGGAGATCTTTTCATATCAGTATCTAAAagtccttttcattcctttttacaacTGCGTAAGTACTACATTATGTAGacataccacagtttattcagtTAATCCCCTATTAATAGATATTTGGcttatttccaggtttttgctaAACAAATTATGCCAGAATAAATAGCCTTGTATATGagccattttgtatttttgctcaTGTACCTGTGGAAATTGCCATAATCCTAGAAGAGGGATAGCTaagtcaaaaattaaatatatatgtaattttgatAGATATGTACTGCCAAACATCCCACAAAATGTACCATTTTGAATTCTCAAAGACAATGTATGAGAATGCCTAATTGCACACAGTCTTACCAACACATATGTTGtcaaacatctttatttttttcccatctgATAAGTGAGCAACAATTCCTCAGTGTAGTTTTAAttacatttctctttttgtgAACAAGAGATTAAGTAAGTGTACTTTTACATTATATGTTCTCTGAATTGTCTGTTTTTATCTCtagcccattttctttctttttttttttttttttttttgtagagatggggtctctctctgtcgcctaggAAGGTCTCCAAtttctgggctcaaaggatcctcacaaagtgctgggattacaggcatgagccaccttgcacAGCCTCAGCCCACTTTCTCTATAGTTTTTTCCAGAGGGAAGGGGGGATAATTTTTTGTAATGTGATTAAATTTATCAAACTTTTTTTAATGACATGCATTTTCATCACAGCTAAACATTTTTCTCACTCAGAATATAGAGAAATTCACTCATAATTTCTTATTGCCCTGAAGAAATTCTTATGCATACCAAAGTGCCAGTTTATGATCCAAGTTTGTAAAGTGATGTCAAACATTGCATTGTTTAACATGAGACATTTAATAATCAGTCATGTTCATAGTTTTCTTAATTCTTCTAAATGATGTCAATCTGATATCTTCTTGCCTGAAAGACAAAACATTCCATTAGTAAAATAGAAAAGATTGTTTCTGGAGTAATTTAGACTATAAATAAACATTCAATTATTAAAACCCTTACCTTTCTAAGAGAAGACAACATAAATCATTATGATGCAGCCCACAATCCAGCCAATCAGGAGAAGAATAGGAACCAGCAGGTGTGAAAATGTAGACCCCGCTTTAAAATAAACCGTAGAAAACAGATTATATTGGTCATTTTAGTATTAAATTTTCTGTGTCAAGAGAATAAAAGGAATTTGGTAACATTAAGAAAAAAGCATACACTCTCTAGTTATACccatacataattattttttcttttccacagaGAATACGTGAGACTGTCATAAACCCTGGGTATTTTGAATCAAACCATGGGTCTTTTACTGTTATGTGACCTTTGGCAATTCTGGGCTTGAACTTTCCTACTGgtaaaatatgaataatgaaACTTGTGCTCTCTACCTCCTGGAATAGTTTTGAACGTCAAATGACATAACATATGTGCAAAGCTTTGTAAACTCTAACCACCGTGTGTGTTTAGTGTATACAGAACACATTCATGCATTTGTGCAATAACATATACAGCAGCTATTTATATAAAAAACAATCTAATACAACTCTGAGGCAATTCCCACTAAAGTAAATAATTATGACACAAGGAAAGGTATTGAGAACTGTCCTTGGCCTCAATAGctgaatgtaattttaaatatcacaGGGAAAAGGAAAGTATCATACATTATGTAACCGTTCTTGACTACAGAAaagaatttctattgtttaaaaattgttcaGTATAA
Protein-coding sequences here:
- the STRIT1 gene encoding sarcoplasmic/endoplasmic reticulum calcium ATPase regulator DWORF, with amino-acid sequence MAEKAGSTFSHLLVPILLLIGWIVGCIIMIYVVFS